In the uncultured Methanobacterium sp. genome, one interval contains:
- a CDS encoding helix-turn-helix transcriptional regulator: protein MNEISNPEAAVLGVLYEHHHYAHRIPEIMAKRGMNRWADIKFSSIPRILKELEEKKLVQSRTSDSEEEPPKKIYYITDKGIIILKRKIKSFLSGESNIIHPFDLGLANIHVLSSEEIMGSLELYLKSIEERIQLLECSIQSQEKNRIPGNFIAIYTRSVCNLKAEKRWIEEFMEKI, encoded by the coding sequence ATGAACGAAATCTCCAACCCTGAAGCTGCTGTACTGGGAGTGCTCTACGAACACCATCATTACGCCCATCGAATACCAGAGATCATGGCCAAAAGAGGAATGAATAGATGGGCAGATATAAAATTTTCATCCATACCCCGTATTTTAAAAGAACTGGAAGAAAAAAAACTGGTGCAAAGTAGGACCTCAGATTCAGAAGAAGAACCCCCTAAAAAAATCTATTACATAACTGATAAAGGCATAATTATCCTTAAAAGGAAAATAAAGTCGTTTTTATCAGGCGAAAGTAATATAATTCATCCATTTGATCTGGGACTTGCAAACATACATGTTTTAAGCTCTGAAGAAATAATGGGAAGTCTTGAACTTTATTTAAAATCAATTGAAGAACGTATTCAATTATTAGAATGCTCCATACAATCGCAGGAAAAAAATAGGATACCTGGCAATTTTATAGCTATTTACACCAGATCTGTTTGTAACTTGAAGGCCGAAAAAAGGTGGATAGAAGAATTCATGGAAAAAATCTAA
- a CDS encoding MTH865 family protein, whose protein sequence is MGVKEEIHTQIVGALAEADFPITTPEALLSSFPDGAETTCKSGDVELKAGDAGQVLTAEDFPFKSAENVADVIVERAGL, encoded by the coding sequence ATGGGAGTTAAAGAAGAAATACATACACAGATTGTGGGAGCACTGGCAGAAGCCGATTTCCCCATAACAACACCAGAAGCACTGTTATCCTCATTTCCAGATGGGGCAGAAACCACTTGTAAATCAGGGGATGTTGAGCTGAAAGCAGGTGATGCCGGGCAGGTGCTAACTGCAGAGGATTTCCCCTTCAAATCAGCTGAAAATGTTGCAGATGTGATTGTTGAAAGAGCAGGGTTATAA
- a CDS encoding winged helix-turn-helix domain-containing protein — MSNSGIYNTPTKLEAIHQDIKRLMERSNQEYLNLMMANLRKDFLDSLTAYIDGDIENGLEKGMVDPCPMRDTCKSIFTDFLEDNSKNIRQGNISNEVITGKRDELGKIRKKASSDDCDICFNEVNSLFEKQLNLIGSLQIYNSNDGIKTEISVINEEVIVKSVLEPLSNKMRLQILKSMASKTYSFSALSELTGLRGGNLLFHIQKLLESDLIIQRHERGDYMITKKGFNVMSMLADFQKCLED, encoded by the coding sequence GTGAGTAATTCTGGAATTTACAATACTCCTACTAAATTGGAGGCAATACACCAAGATATTAAACGGTTAATGGAACGATCCAACCAGGAATATCTAAATTTAATGATGGCAAATTTAAGGAAGGATTTTTTAGATTCATTAACTGCTTACATTGATGGTGATATTGAAAATGGTCTGGAAAAGGGGATGGTTGATCCATGCCCCATGAGAGACACCTGCAAATCAATATTCACTGATTTTTTAGAGGATAATTCAAAAAACATACGGCAGGGAAATATTTCCAATGAGGTTATCACTGGAAAAAGGGATGAATTGGGGAAAATACGAAAAAAGGCATCTTCTGATGATTGTGATATCTGTTTTAATGAAGTTAACTCTCTTTTTGAAAAACAGCTAAATCTAATAGGTTCTTTACAGATATACAATTCTAATGATGGAATAAAAACAGAAATATCGGTTATTAATGAGGAAGTAATTGTTAAAAGTGTACTCGAGCCTTTATCCAATAAAATGAGACTGCAGATACTTAAATCAATGGCCTCCAAGACCTATAGCTTTTCAGCACTTTCTGAATTAACCGGACTTCGCGGTGGTAACTTACTGTTCCACATCCAGAAACTCCTGGAAAGCGATCTCATCATTCAGCGACATGAAAGAGGGGACTACATGATCACCAAAAAGGGATTCAATGTAATGTCAATGCTCGCTGATTTTCAAAAATGTCTGGAAGATTGA